A genomic window from Solanum dulcamara chromosome 11, daSolDulc1.2, whole genome shotgun sequence includes:
- the LOC129873314 gene encoding uncharacterized protein LOC129873314 — protein MASLVSKISLTRLFSRIRAPSIAYTLCTATETRTQKLERIADQLLDLNKLEKHDYSILFRHKMGLNRYGPAVTGLGSGSSSSGSGAAAADAKVEEKIIFDVKLDKFDAAAKIKVIKEIRSFTDLGLKEAKELVEKAPAVVKKGVTKDEANAIIEKLKAIGATAVLE, from the coding sequence ATGGCATCTCTAGTTTCGAAAATCTCATTGACAAGACTCTTTTCCCGGATCCGTGCCCCATCAATAGCTTATACACTATGCACAGCGACGGAAACCCGAACCCAGAAGTTGGAGCGGATCGCCGACCAACTTCTGGACCTGAATAAGCTCGAAAAACATGACTACTCCATCCTATTCCGGCACAAAATGGGTCTTAATCGATATGGGCCTGCTGTTACAGGTCTGGGTTCTGGATCTTCCTCTTCTGGCTCAGGTGCAGCGGCTGCAGATGCAAAGGTGGAAGagaaaatcatctttgatgTAAAGCTCGATAAGTTTGATGCGGCGGCGAAGATTAAGGTGATTAAGGAAATTAGGTCTTTTACTGATTTGGGTTTAAAGGAAGCTAAGGAATTGGTAGAAAAAGCGCCAGCAGTGGTGAAAAAGGGAGTAACGAAAGACGAAGCTAATGCCATTATAGAAAAGCTCAAGGCAATAGGTGCTACAGCGGTATTAGAATGA